A genomic window from Terriglobia bacterium includes:
- a CDS encoding insulinase family protein has translation MNTLQIRVESKTLANGLRVVIAPDAAAPIVTVGVYYKIGFRLEPRGRSGFAHLFEHMMFQGSANAPKMAHIKLINSSGGTLNGSTHYDVTNYFEAVPSNALERILWLEADRMRALQVDDENLRNQRDVVKEEVRVNVLNQPYGGFPWLDLPPVAFRNWANAHNFYGDFADLDAATLADVQAFFKTYYAPNNAVLLMLGDVQPEEGLALAQKHFGGIAAGAAPPFADPSEPEQTEERRGSVEEKFGTLPAMAIGYRAPERRTKDWCAMALLDQALHGGRAGRIYRRLVLEKQIAVDTAGGIHYPMGDVFDYNGPMQMVTRILHKPEISAEATLAEFDAVIREMQEQGLAADELEPIKVKFRSDYYSTLEGGSMPRYGLMHLLACFTLFDGEPQLVNTILDGFLAVTPAEVQAAARKYLRPEKRAIVLRQPVAGKKEAA, from the coding sequence GTGAACACGTTGCAGATTCGAGTGGAAAGCAAGACGCTCGCGAACGGCCTGCGGGTGGTGATCGCGCCGGACGCGGCGGCGCCGATCGTGACCGTGGGGGTGTACTACAAGATCGGGTTCCGGCTGGAGCCGCGCGGGCGCAGCGGGTTCGCGCACCTGTTCGAGCACATGATGTTCCAGGGCTCGGCGAACGCGCCGAAGATGGCGCACATCAAGCTGATCAACTCCTCGGGCGGGACGCTGAACGGCTCGACGCACTACGACGTGACCAACTATTTCGAGGCCGTGCCGTCGAACGCCCTGGAGCGCATCCTGTGGCTGGAGGCCGACCGCATGCGCGCGCTGCAGGTGGACGACGAAAACCTGCGCAACCAGCGCGACGTGGTGAAGGAAGAGGTGCGGGTGAACGTGCTGAACCAGCCCTACGGGGGCTTTCCGTGGCTGGACCTGCCGCCGGTGGCCTTTCGCAACTGGGCCAACGCGCACAATTTTTACGGGGATTTCGCCGACCTGGATGCGGCGACGCTGGCGGACGTGCAGGCGTTCTTCAAGACCTACTATGCGCCGAATAACGCGGTGCTGCTGATGCTCGGCGACGTGCAGCCGGAAGAAGGCCTGGCGCTGGCGCAGAAGCATTTCGGCGGTATTGCGGCGGGCGCCGCGCCGCCCTTCGCCGATCCCAGCGAGCCGGAGCAGACGGAAGAGCGCCGCGGCAGCGTGGAGGAGAAGTTCGGGACCCTGCCGGCCATGGCCATCGGCTACCGGGCTCCGGAGCGGCGCACCAAGGACTGGTGCGCGATGGCGCTGCTGGACCAGGCGCTGCACGGGGGGCGCGCCGGACGCATCTACCGGCGGCTGGTGCTGGAAAAGCAGATCGCCGTGGACACCGCGGGCGGGATTCACTATCCGATGGGCGACGTCTTCGACTACAACGGGCCGATGCAGATGGTGACGCGAATCCTGCACAAGCCGGAGATCAGCGCGGAGGCGACGCTGGCGGAATTCGACGCCGTCATCCGGGAGATGCAGGAGCAGGGCCTTGCCGCGGACGAACTGGAGCCGATCAAGGTGAAATTCCGCTCGGACTACTATTCGACGCTGGAAGGCGGGAGCATGCCGCGCTACGGGCTGATGCATCTGCTGGCGTGCTTCACGCTGTTCGACGGCGAGCCGCAACTGGTGAACACGATCCTGGACGGCTTCCTGGCGGTGACGCCCGCGGAGGTGCAGGCGGCGGCGCGGAAATATCTGCGCCCAGAAAAGCGGGCGATCGTCTTGCGCCAGCCGGTGGCGGGGAAGAAGGAGGCGGCGTAA
- a CDS encoding insulinase family protein → MATSPAPETRIAAPALSAERPVRWPKRTRARLANGLEIVLAESHSVPKFTGQLFFRSGNAAAAERAPGLAEMTATVVRTGTARRSSRQIEEDLRRIGADLSTGAGADTTAISFDGLSELSEPLLALVSELAREASFPEGEFERERRQKLEEVRIERTTPGFLAGERLRKVLFGAHPYAQVSPSEAQVAAYRLEELVTVYKEFYAPANALLLMVGDFQPEAMLRQIEKIFGGWTGPKPAARTPALPPRLRGRRVHFVHLPGAVQAQIVTGCPAITRKHPDWLRLSLANSIYGGAFNSRLVMNIREAKGYTYSPRSGVNALREHGYFSVSAAVRSDVVAASLSEIFYELDRMRALPVPEDELADARNYLSGVFSLGLGTQSGFLGQLATVALNELPDDYLETYRDGIRALTAADVLAAARRHFDAANMQIVVVGDRAQIEAQAALYGEVDVYDAQGQHME, encoded by the coding sequence ATGGCTACCAGTCCTGCTCCCGAAACACGCATCGCGGCGCCAGCGCTCTCGGCGGAGCGCCCGGTGCGCTGGCCGAAACGCACGCGCGCGCGGCTGGCGAACGGCCTGGAAATTGTACTGGCGGAATCGCACAGCGTTCCGAAGTTTACCGGGCAGCTCTTTTTCCGCTCGGGGAACGCGGCGGCTGCCGAGCGCGCGCCGGGCCTGGCGGAGATGACCGCGACGGTGGTGCGCACGGGAACGGCGCGCCGCAGCAGCCGGCAGATCGAAGAGGACCTGCGGCGCATCGGCGCCGATCTTTCGACCGGCGCGGGAGCGGATACCACGGCGATCTCCTTCGACGGGCTCTCGGAATTGTCCGAGCCGCTGCTGGCGCTGGTAAGCGAGCTGGCGCGGGAGGCGTCGTTTCCGGAGGGCGAATTCGAGCGCGAGCGCCGGCAGAAGCTGGAGGAGGTGCGCATCGAGCGGACCACGCCGGGGTTTTTGGCGGGGGAGCGGCTGCGCAAGGTGCTCTTCGGGGCCCATCCCTACGCGCAGGTCTCGCCGAGCGAGGCGCAGGTGGCGGCGTACCGGCTGGAGGAGCTGGTCACGGTGTACAAGGAGTTCTACGCGCCTGCGAATGCGCTGCTGCTGATGGTCGGAGATTTTCAGCCGGAAGCGATGTTGCGGCAGATCGAGAAAATCTTCGGCGGGTGGACGGGGCCGAAGCCGGCCGCGCGCACTCCGGCGCTGCCGCCGCGGCTGCGCGGGCGGCGGGTGCATTTCGTGCACCTGCCGGGCGCGGTGCAGGCGCAGATCGTGACGGGCTGCCCGGCGATCACGCGCAAGCATCCGGACTGGCTGCGGCTGAGCCTGGCGAACAGCATCTACGGTGGGGCGTTCAATTCGCGGTTGGTGATGAACATCCGCGAGGCCAAGGGCTACACGTACAGTCCGCGCAGCGGAGTGAACGCGCTGCGCGAGCACGGCTACTTTTCCGTTTCCGCGGCGGTGCGCAGCGACGTGGTGGCCGCATCGCTCAGCGAAATCTTCTACGAGCTGGACCGCATGCGGGCGCTGCCAGTGCCGGAAGACGAACTGGCCGACGCGCGCAACTATCTGAGCGGGGTCTTCTCGCTCGGGCTGGGCACGCAGAGCGGCTTTCTCGGGCAGCTGGCTACGGTGGCGCTGAATGAGCTGCCGGACGACTACCTGGAAACCTATCGCGACGGCATCCGCGCGCTGACAGCGGCGGATGTGCTGGCGGCGGCGCGCCGGCACTTCGATGCGGCGAACATGCAGATCGTGGTGGTGGGCGATCGCGCGCAGATCGAGGCCCAGGCCGCTCTGTACGGGGAGGTGGACGTGTACGACGCGCAGGGCCAGCACATGGAGTAA
- a CDS encoding helix-hairpin-helix domain-containing protein, protein MAWRSPVPRLSLFVVLLFFLSPVILQASTKKPPVRPVNINTATAAELQQVPGIGPATAKNIVEMRKSYGTFRSVDDLLAIRGIGRKRLEKMRKYLTMGKTPAPGNKAPPAVQQKLRVPSAKTKE, encoded by the coding sequence ATGGCGTGGCGGTCACCAGTTCCGCGGCTGTCCCTGTTCGTTGTTCTGCTATTTTTCCTCTCCCCGGTAATTCTCCAGGCATCCACGAAAAAGCCACCGGTGCGGCCGGTGAACATCAATACGGCGACGGCGGCGGAACTGCAGCAGGTGCCGGGAATCGGTCCGGCGACGGCGAAGAACATCGTGGAGATGCGCAAGTCGTACGGGACGTTCCGGAGCGTGGACGATTTGCTGGCGATCCGGGGAATCGGGCGCAAGCGCCTGGAGAAGATGCGGAAATACTTGACGATGGGGAAGACGCCTGCGCCGGGGAACAAGGCCCCGCCAGCGGTGCAGCAGAAGCTCCGAGTGCCAAGCGCAAAGACGAAAGAGTGA
- the ribB gene encoding 3,4-dihydroxy-2-butanone-4-phosphate synthase, which produces MTDTRANFATVEEAIEEIRLGRMIVLVDDEDRENEGDLAMAAEKVTPEAINFMAKYGRGLVCLTLTEERCDELHLPLMSSINTSAHGTAFCEAIDARLGTTTGISASDRATTILAATDPKTKPQDLARPGHVFPLRARNGGVLVRAGQTEASVDLARIAGLNSAGVICEIMNEDGTMSRVPQLLDFCRLHNLKMLTVADLIRYRMQHERYVRRVAETVLPTRNGDFRMIAYASDVDRDQHIALIRGDLEGPTPPLVRVHSHCLSGDVFGSTSCDCHDIIARSLEAIAQAGRGVFLYLHHTGRGFGIETGDAEPGALPKIHFHERGQIDRELAYQRMVQHESGIGAQILIDLGLKDIRVLTNHPKKVVALEGYGIRIADQVPLRIDTPRPTHQKL; this is translated from the coding sequence ATGACTGATACCCGCGCCAATTTCGCCACCGTCGAGGAAGCCATCGAAGAGATCCGCCTGGGGCGCATGATCGTCCTGGTGGACGACGAGGACCGCGAAAACGAAGGCGACCTGGCCATGGCCGCGGAAAAGGTCACCCCGGAAGCCATCAACTTCATGGCCAAGTACGGCCGCGGCCTGGTCTGCCTCACCCTCACCGAGGAGCGCTGCGACGAGCTGCACCTGCCGCTGATGTCCTCCATCAACACCTCGGCGCACGGCACCGCCTTCTGCGAAGCCATTGACGCCCGCCTGGGCACCACCACCGGCATCAGCGCCTCCGACCGCGCCACCACCATCCTCGCCGCCACAGACCCCAAGACCAAACCGCAGGACCTCGCCCGTCCCGGCCACGTCTTCCCGCTCCGCGCGCGCAATGGCGGCGTCCTCGTGCGCGCCGGCCAGACCGAAGCCTCCGTGGACCTCGCGCGCATCGCCGGCCTCAATTCCGCCGGGGTCATCTGCGAAATCATGAACGAAGACGGCACCATGAGCCGCGTCCCGCAGCTCCTCGACTTCTGCCGCCTGCACAACCTCAAGATGCTCACCGTCGCCGACCTCATCCGCTACCGCATGCAGCACGAGCGCTACGTGCGCCGCGTCGCGGAAACCGTTCTGCCCACGCGCAACGGCGACTTCCGCATGATCGCCTATGCCAGCGACGTCGACCGCGACCAGCACATCGCCCTCATCCGCGGCGATCTCGAGGGCCCCACCCCGCCCCTCGTCCGCGTGCACAGCCATTGCCTCTCCGGCGACGTCTTCGGCTCCACCTCCTGCGATTGCCACGACATCATCGCCCGCTCCCTGGAAGCCATCGCCCAAGCCGGCCGCGGCGTCTTTCTTTACCTGCACCACACCGGACGCGGCTTCGGCATCGAGACCGGCGACGCCGAGCCCGGCGCGCTCCCCAAGATCCACTTCCACGAACGCGGCCAGATCGACCGCGAGCTCGCCTACCAGCGCATGGTGCAGCACGAAAGCGGCATCGGCGCGCAGATCCTCATCGACCTCGGCCTCAAGGATATCCGCGTCCTCACCAACCACCCCAAAAAGGTCGTCGCCCTCGAAGGTTACGGCATCCGCATCGCCGATCAGGTGCCCCTGCGCATCGACACACCCCGGCCGACGCATCAAAAACTCTAA